In the Grimontia kaedaensis genome, one interval contains:
- a CDS encoding DUF2970 domain-containing protein: MDNEKPQQEKVGLLDVVKSVFAAMFGVQSDKNRQRDFQQSSMVPYIIVGFVFVAVFVLGLVGLVSLITPD; the protein is encoded by the coding sequence ATGGATAATGAAAAACCGCAGCAGGAAAAAGTGGGTTTACTGGATGTGGTGAAAAGTGTGTTTGCGGCAATGTTTGGTGTGCAATCAGACAAAAACCGACAACGCGATTTTCAGCAATCCAGCATGGTACCTTATATCATTGTCGGTTTTGTATTTGTCGCTGTGTTTGTGCTTGGGCTGGTGGGCTTGGTTTCACTCATTACGCCAGATTAA